From Debaryomyces hansenii CBS767 chromosome C complete sequence, a single genomic window includes:
- a CDS encoding DEHA2C12078p (weakly similar to uniprot|P39106 Saccharomyces cerevisiae YER001W MNN1 Alpha-1 3-mannosyltransferase), with protein MAFILLSKKTVIRTVIVGWLLCLWVFYRVSKRIDIDIYDNNVVESLYTKVGRHEELKNIKLHSSVYDTIIEQEGLGRALNDHSFKQRCNLYVNTLMKNESNFIGPHSHFGFNRADYNTEDSSDAWKVIRKEEQTLHDYLTHLKIYNKCYIDAPEDAKFIKEQRKLMSRKSPIDFGMSDMLQYTCGEVEARLYPWLSFEMPVYMKWDGATTRFPKKQNKLMDRFTRPCFLSNFKDNLKGRGIVLTIADSHLELTIRLVQLLRALENTLPIEIIYYKNLSEDSRNKLIEACRREYKLKNSLLPPQDISFIDVSTAVKPKYIEKFGNFGNKILATLFNSFEEMILLDADTVVLEKPEFFFGLRKYQKAGTMFYKDRLAVEYRPKSDVMFFKKMMPSLMDSLFFNIPQTTGYTLDRKFFQGLNHYMESGLVVINRKRHFSQALIMSQLIFHLPIQARVYGDKELFWLAFVVSGNENYAFNDHFSAAIGYVTPNIERSPSKYGAMEVCSNHPGHINDEDNHSLLWFNSGFRHCGQNNKIDFQKEFEIGKRYTHLKTVLEFEAFFKNRLVLRDAVIPPHVVLEADNLEGEPSRSWISLSDYCAGYTWCGYSKIGGLYDRDNKKYNIQDGILIHFADREVKKFDLLGDAWTNSEFLS; from the coding sequence ATGGCATTTATACTATTAAGCAAAAAAACAGTTATAAGAACGGTAATTGTCGGTTGGTTGTTATGTCTTTGGGTATTCTATCGCGTGAGTAAAcgaattgatattgatatttacGACAATAATGTGGTTGAGTCATTATACACTAAGGTCGGCAGacatgaagaattgaagaacatTAAACTTCATTCATCGGTGTATGATACAATCATAGAGCAAGAAGGATTAGGAAGAGCATTAAACGACCATTCGTTTAAACAAAGGTGCAATTTGTACGTGAATACACTTATGAAGAACGAATCGAACTTTATAGGTCCACATCTGCATTTTGGATTCAACAGGGCCGACTACAATACGGAGGACCTGTCGGACGCTTGGAAAGTGATTCGAAAAGAGGAACAAACATTGCATGATTATTTGACccatttgaaaatatacaACAAATGTTATATCGACGCTCCGGAAGATgccaaatttatcaaagaacAAAGGAAACTTATGTCTCGTAAGAGCCCAATAGACTTTGGTATGTCTGATATGTTACAGTATACATGCGGCGAAGTAGAAGCAAGATTGTACCCTTGGCTCAGCTTCGAAATGCCTGTTTATATGAAATGGGATGGCGCAACTACACGGTTCCCCAAGAAGCAGAACAAATTGATGGATCGGTTTACCAGACCATGCTTTTTAtccaatttcaaagatAATCTCAAGGGGCGGGGGATTGTTTTGACAATAGCTGATAGCCATTTAGAGTTGACCATAAGACTCGTCCAATTGTTGAGAGCGTTGGAAAACACATTACCAATCGAAATTATTTACTACAAAAATTTATCGGAGGACTCAAGAAACAAGTTGATCGAGGCATGTAGACGTGAATACAAGTTAAAAAATTCGCTTCTACCACCTCAGGATATTTCGTTTATTGATGTTTCTACTGCTGTCAAGCccaaatatattgaaaagtttggtaattttggaaataagATATTGGCAACTCTCTTCAACTCGTTCGAAGAAATGATCTTGTTGGATGCCGACACAGTGGTTTTGGAGAAACctgaatttttctttggatTACGCAAATACCAAAAGGCCGGAACAATGTTCTATAAAGATAGACTTGCTGTCGAATACAGACCAAAAAGCGATGTAATgttcttcaagaaaatgatgCCATCATTAATGGATTcgttatttttcaatatcccTCAGACTACTGGATATACTTTAGATAGAAAATTTTTCCAAGGTTTGAACCATTATATGGAAAGTGGTCTAGTAGTTATCAATCGTAAAAGACACTTTAGTCAAGCTTTGATTATGTCTCAGTTAATCTTTCATTTACCAATACAAGCTAGAGTCTATGGGGATAAAGAGCTATTTTGGCTAGCATTTGTGGTTTCAGGTAATGAAAACTATGCCTTCAACGATCACTTCCTGGCAGCCATTGGATATGTGACTCCAAACATTGAAAGACTGCCATCTAAATATGGTGCTATGGAAGTTTGTTCAAATCATCCTGGTCATATAaacgatgaagataatCATAGTTTGCTCTGGTTTAATTCCGGATTCCGTCATTGTGGacaaaacaataaaattgatttccaAAAGGAATTCGAAATAGGAAAACGCTATACACATTTAAAGACTGTTTTAGAATTCGAAGCGTTTTTCAAGAATAGATTGGTGCTTCGAGATGCTGTTATCCCACCTCATGTTGTTCTAGAAGCCGATAACCTTGAAGGAGAGCCAAGCAGATCTTGGATAAGCTTGAGCGACTACTGTGCCGGATACACTTGGTGTGGTTATTCGAAAATTGGTGGATTATACGATAGGGATAACAAGAAATACAACATTCAAGATGGCATCCTCATTCACTTTGCCGACCGTGAAGTTAAGAAATTCGATCTATTGGGTGACGCATGGACCAATAGTGAATTTTTATCATAG